The DNA region TCCCCGCAGGAGACGGTGCTGCTCAAGATCCGCCTCCACTGCGACGGCTGCGCCGACCGCATCAGGCGACGCATCTACAAGATCAAAGGTGAGAGCTTTTGTTTCATTGTCCTCCTCTGATTCAGTTGATTTTACCCTGAATTTGCTGTTAATTTTGTTCGGCAGCTTAAAAATTGACGCTTTTGACTTTTTCTTCCAGGGGTGAAAGATGTGGTGCTCGACAGCAATGCCAAGGACGAGGTGAAGGTCAGGGGCACGATGGACATCCCCGCCATGCTCTCCTACCTCAAGGAGAAGCTCAACCGCGACGTGGAGGCCGTGGCGCCCGCCAAgaaagacggcggcggcggcggcgagggcaagGACGACAAGAAGGAcaaaggcggcgacggcgacaagAACAAGggcgcggccgcggccccgGGCGGCGACGACAAGAAGGACAAGGGCAAGGGCatcgaggaggcggcggcgggcccgtccacggcggccgccgcggcgttcatggcggcgccggcggggccgAGCACGTACCACGTGGCGCCGCCGCAGGGCTACGTGGCGTACCAGCAGGGCCCGCCGCCCCCCACCGGCTACTACCCGCCGTACCCCTACTACGGCAATGCGGATGGCATGGGTCACGCcaaccccagcgccgccacctaCTACCACCAGCCGTACCAGCACCAGCCCGAGGCCGGCCAGCACCAGGCGTACCCGCCGTACCCCTACCGCTTCGACatggcgccggcgccgcagcTCTTCAGCGACGAGAACCCCAACGCCTGCTCCGTCATGTGAGCAGAGCTCACTGATCCGTCGTGGGCATTAGCCTTTAGCCGGGAAAAATCTCGACATGTACATAGCACCGATGAGGATTTAGCATTTAGTCTAGAGCTCTAGAAGCATTTCTAATCAATTTTTGCTTCATTTGTTTAATCCTTCCCATTCTCATCTTCTGATGTACGACAACGCTCGTTCTACTCTACTGGT from Panicum hallii strain FIL2 chromosome 9, PHallii_v3.1, whole genome shotgun sequence includes:
- the LOC112875767 gene encoding heavy metal-associated isoprenylated plant protein 6-like — translated: MGAGNGGDGGAEKAAAAAEPVVLKMELHCAGCAQKVKKAIKRVPGVESIVADAAANRVVVAGTADAAALKARLEAKTKKAVEIISAGGGPKKAAPAAEPKDAGAGEKKDGGAGEKKADKDASPKEEKEKKQPPEQKKPKEETVLLKIRLHCDGCADRIRRRIYKIKGVKDVVLDSNAKDEVKVRGTMDIPAMLSYLKEKLNRDVEAVAPAKKDGGGGGEGKDDKKDKGGDGDKNKGAAAAPGGDDKKDKGKGIEEAAAGPSTAAAAAFMAAPAGPSTYHVAPPQGYVAYQQGPPPPTGYYPPYPYYGNADGMGHANPSAATYYHQPYQHQPEAGQHQAYPPYPYRFDMAPAPQLFSDENPNACSVM